The proteins below come from a single Iocasia fonsfrigidae genomic window:
- a CDS encoding Tex family protein has translation MMAKELIGIIADELGIKDRQVKGTVALLDEGNTIPFIARYRKEVTGGLDETQLREIEERLEYLRNLEKRKEEVIRLIDEQDKLTEELADKINKATVLQEVEDLYRPYRQKRETRASKARQKGLEPLAELIWKQEDTVVNLEELAQEYINPELEIESISDVYQGVRDIIAEMVSDNAEIRKKLRHDSFEQGIIESCCTDKGLDEQGKYEIYYEYSELLKKLPPHRVLALNRGEKEGVLQVRVLTPDEMILDYIKNEIIITDQDVFKQQLEMAIEDSYKRLIAPSIERELRGKLTEQADEHAIGVFARNLRSLLLQPPLKGHVVMGIDPGFRTGSKVCVIDSTGKLFDTATIYPHPPQNDVESSRKKITAMLKKHGVNSIAIGNGTASRETELFIVEIIREINIEVKYIIVNEAGASVYSASKIAREEFPELDVSMRGAVSIARRLQDPLAELVKIEPRSIGVGLYQHDVNEKQLVESLGKVVESAVNYVGVDLNTASQSLLQYVAGINSSVAKNIVKYREENGVFKTRSQLKEVYRLGAKTFTQAAGFLRIDNGDDPLAQTPIHPESYQPTRELLKDLGFLPEDIRNKDRLNLLRSKLSRISIVDKAKELEIGIPTLRDIIRALKQPGRDPREELPKPIFRTDVLSLADLKPEMTLQGTVRNVVDFGAFVDIGVKEDGLVHISEMSSDYVTDPLNIVNVGDIVTVKILAVDEKRKRISLTMKI, from the coding sequence ATGATGGCGAAGGAATTGATTGGTATAATTGCTGATGAACTGGGTATTAAGGATAGACAGGTTAAGGGAACAGTAGCTCTGCTTGATGAGGGTAATACTATTCCCTTTATTGCCAGGTACCGCAAGGAAGTTACTGGTGGACTTGATGAGACTCAGCTTAGAGAGATTGAAGAACGCCTGGAGTATTTACGTAATCTGGAAAAACGCAAGGAAGAGGTTATCCGCTTAATAGATGAACAAGATAAATTAACAGAGGAATTAGCAGATAAGATAAATAAGGCTACTGTTTTGCAGGAAGTTGAAGACCTCTATCGCCCGTACCGGCAAAAACGGGAAACAAGGGCAAGTAAGGCTCGTCAAAAGGGATTGGAGCCACTGGCAGAGTTAATCTGGAAACAGGAAGATACAGTAGTTAACCTTGAAGAATTAGCTCAGGAATATATAAATCCTGAATTAGAAATAGAGAGTATAAGTGATGTTTATCAGGGTGTCAGGGATATAATTGCGGAAATGGTTTCTGATAATGCAGAAATAAGAAAAAAGCTTAGACATGATAGCTTTGAGCAGGGAATAATTGAAAGCTGCTGTACCGATAAAGGGCTTGATGAACAGGGTAAATATGAGATCTACTATGAGTATAGTGAATTATTAAAAAAACTCCCCCCACACAGGGTTCTGGCTTTAAACAGGGGAGAAAAGGAGGGTGTTTTACAGGTAAGGGTCCTTACACCAGATGAAATGATCCTGGATTATATAAAAAACGAAATTATTATAACAGACCAGGATGTATTTAAACAGCAGTTAGAGATGGCTATAGAGGATAGTTATAAAAGGTTAATAGCCCCATCGATAGAGAGAGAGCTCAGAGGTAAGTTGACTGAACAGGCAGATGAACATGCCATCGGTGTTTTTGCACGCAATCTTAGATCACTATTATTGCAACCACCTTTAAAGGGACATGTTGTCATGGGGATAGACCCAGGTTTTAGAACAGGTTCAAAGGTCTGTGTTATTGATTCGACTGGAAAACTATTTGACACGGCAACTATCTATCCTCATCCCCCACAAAATGATGTAGAATCATCCAGGAAAAAAATAACTGCTATGTTAAAAAAACATGGTGTTAATTCGATTGCTATTGGTAATGGTACTGCTTCTAGAGAAACAGAATTATTTATAGTGGAAATAATTAGGGAGATAAATATTGAGGTAAAGTATATAATTGTTAATGAAGCAGGCGCTTCTGTTTATTCAGCATCAAAGATAGCCCGCGAGGAATTCCCTGAACTTGATGTTTCAATGAGAGGAGCAGTGTCAATTGCCAGAAGATTACAAGACCCACTGGCTGAGCTTGTGAAGATTGAACCCCGTTCCATTGGAGTAGGGCTTTATCAACATGATGTCAATGAAAAACAGCTGGTAGAATCCCTGGGAAAGGTTGTTGAATCAGCTGTTAATTATGTTGGTGTTGATTTAAATACTGCTTCTCAATCATTACTGCAGTATGTGGCAGGTATTAATAGTAGTGTAGCCAAAAATATTGTTAAATATCGTGAGGAAAATGGGGTTTTTAAGACCAGGAGTCAGTTAAAAGAGGTATATCGTCTTGGTGCTAAAACATTTACACAGGCTGCTGGGTTTTTAAGAATTGATAATGGTGATGATCCTCTGGCCCAAACCCCTATCCATCCAGAATCATATCAGCCTACCAGGGAACTGTTAAAGGACTTAGGGTTTTTACCGGAAGATATCAGGAATAAAGACAGGCTTAATCTTTTGAGATCAAAATTATCCAGGATATCCATTGTTGATAAGGCTAAAGAACTGGAGATAGGTATTCCCACCCTGAGGGATATTATCAGGGCCTTAAAACAGCCAGGGCGTGATCCCAGAGAGGAACTGCCTAAACCTATATTTAGGACAGATGTCCTTAGTCTGGCAGATTTAAAACCAGAGATGACTCTCCAGGGAACAGTACGCAATGTAGTAGATTTTGGTGCTTTTGTTGATATTGGTGTTAAAGAAGATGGTCTTGTTCATATATCGGAGATGAGTTCAGACTATGTAACAGACCCACTTAATATTGTAAATGTTGGTGATATAGTCACGGTTAAGATACTGGCTGTTGATGAAAAGAGAAAAAGGATTTCTCTTACTATGAAAATATAA
- a CDS encoding FtsB family cell division protein translates to MKALKSFVFSRGFKLILVLLLIFTGYSFYTNYKEIKDIGFAIKEMEEKIEMASQKNLELKEELAYLNDPSYIEEIARKELGLVKPGELLIIPVEEKE, encoded by the coding sequence ATGAAGGCATTAAAAAGTTTTGTTTTTTCCAGGGGTTTTAAACTAATATTAGTTTTATTACTAATATTTACAGGATATAGTTTTTATACAAATTATAAAGAAATAAAGGATATAGGATTTGCTATCAAGGAGATGGAAGAAAAGATAGAAATGGCCAGCCAAAAAAATCTTGAATTAAAGGAAGAACTGGCCTATCTAAATGACCCGTCCTATATTGAAGAGATTGCCCGCAAGGAACTTGGACTGGTAAAACCCGGGGAATTATTAATAATTCCAGTGGAGGAAAAAGAATAG
- the yabQ gene encoding spore cortex biosynthesis protein YabQ, translating to MVFLSQQLYTFVMMFLLGILIGIGFILYQYLLNRINLKSIYMNILDLFFSIIAAVVGFLVLIYANWGELRFFVILSMFLGFISCMGFKKVIRKR from the coding sequence ATGGTTTTTTTATCACAACAATTATATACTTTTGTGATGATGTTTCTGTTGGGTATTTTGATTGGGATTGGTTTTATTCTTTACCAGTATTTATTAAACAGGATTAATCTAAAATCTATTTATATGAACATTTTAGATCTCTTTTTTTCTATCATAGCTGCAGTAGTTGGTTTTCTGGTATTAATTTATGCTAACTGGGGAGAACTGCGTTTTTTTGTAATCCTGTCAATGTTTTTAGGTTTCATAAGCTGCATGGGTTTTAAAAAAGTTATTAGGAAGAGGTAG
- the yabP gene encoding sporulation protein YabP: MKNQQDTGKENIAAHSFSLNNRKQLNMTGVKEVVTFNENKVILQTTQGNLSIKGEDLNIHNLNLDDGSVKIEGYVSSLEYTDKINSKGLLNKLFK; encoded by the coding sequence GTGAAAAATCAACAAGATACAGGAAAAGAAAATATTGCTGCACATAGTTTTTCTCTAAACAACCGCAAACAGCTTAATATGACAGGGGTTAAAGAGGTCGTTACCTTCAATGAAAACAAGGTCATTTTACAGACTACTCAGGGTAATCTATCAATAAAAGGAGAAGATTTAAATATACACAACTTAAATTTAGATGATGGCAGTGTTAAAATAGAGGGTTATGTTTCATCACTGGAATATACTGATAAGATAAATAGTAAAGGATTGCTTAATAAACTCTTTAAATAA
- a CDS encoding ABC transporter ATP-binding protein, protein MAGVTLTNVTKKYDEVTAVNKANLEIEDKEFLVLVGPSGCGKTTTLRMVAGLEDISSGTIEIGDTVVNDIPPKDRDIAMVFQNYALYPHMDVYNNMAFGLKLRKFPKDEIDRRVHEAAEILGIENLLDRKPKQLSGGQRQRVAVGRAIVREPKVFLLDEPLSNLDAKLRDQMRTELSKIHNRLQTTFIYVTHDQREAMTMGDRIVVMRDGFIQQVDDPITIYNHPANMFVAGFIGTPPMNFFDAKVVKEGDKYYLDGAGSFKVLIPGGFLDKAPELKDYNGKDVVFGIRPEDLKDASLNPEEANDDNSFMASVEVVEPMGSEIYLYMTVAEHSMIARVEAQSKAAVGDNVKLIVDTDKMHVFDAETEEIII, encoded by the coding sequence ATGGCTGGTGTAACTTTGACAAATGTTACCAAAAAATATGATGAGGTAACAGCGGTTAATAAGGCAAATTTGGAGATTGAAGATAAGGAGTTTCTGGTATTAGTGGGGCCTTCAGGCTGTGGAAAAACAACTACCTTGAGGATGGTTGCTGGTTTAGAGGACATAAGTAGTGGAACTATTGAGATTGGGGATACAGTTGTTAATGATATCCCACCTAAAGATAGGGATATTGCCATGGTTTTTCAAAATTATGCCCTTTATCCACATATGGATGTTTATAATAATATGGCTTTTGGACTCAAATTACGCAAATTTCCCAAAGATGAGATAGACAGGCGTGTACATGAAGCTGCTGAAATTCTGGGGATAGAGAATCTGCTCGACCGCAAACCAAAACAGTTATCAGGTGGTCAGAGACAGCGTGTGGCTGTAGGAAGGGCTATTGTTCGTGAACCAAAGGTATTCCTTTTAGATGAGCCCCTCTCTAACCTTGATGCCAAATTGAGGGATCAGATGCGTACTGAATTAAGTAAGATTCACAATAGATTACAAACAACTTTTATTTATGTTACACATGATCAAAGAGAAGCCATGACTATGGGCGACAGGATTGTTGTTATGCGTGATGGTTTTATTCAACAGGTAGATGACCCAATTACAATTTATAATCATCCGGCTAATATGTTTGTGGCTGGTTTTATTGGAACACCACCGATGAATTTCTTTGATGCTAAAGTGGTAAAAGAGGGTGATAAATACTATCTTGATGGTGCTGGTTCCTTTAAAGTCCTGATACCAGGTGGATTTTTAGATAAGGCTCCAGAACTCAAAGACTATAATGGTAAAGATGTAGTATTTGGTATTCGTCCTGAAGACCTTAAGGATGCCAGTCTTAATCCTGAAGAAGCTAATGATGATAATTCTTTTATGGCTTCTGTAGAGGTTGTTGAACCGATGGGTTCAGAAATATATCTCTATATGACAGTAGCAGAACATTCCATGATTGCCAGGGTTGAAGCTCAGAGTAAGGCAGCAGTTGGTGATAATGTCAAGTTGATTGTAGATACTGATAAAATGCATGTATTTGATGCTGAAACTGAGGAAATAATTATTTAG
- a CDS encoding LacI family DNA-binding transcriptional regulator, producing MPLTLKDIARMAGVAESTVSRAINNKPGVSEKTKEKILNIVKEYNFKPNQLAQGLAKKETHILALILSDLTTPGYTEIIKKVEDIANENNYQVILCNTNNDLEREKAYLDLVSKHRVDGAIILGGELADKNILRTALNKEDAIVLVNCLSEEILIPTVLVDNAMGGYLATKHLLDQGLKRVAIIMGSSEDYLESEKLNGYFQAHQEKGIKVKREYIIETTGKRKDGYDSFFKITKLSELPQGFFVTSDLLAVGLIEAVKMGAYFIPDDFAVVGYGESIITSIINPPLTVVAEPLEELGRLAAQYLIDLLDNNDLEESIKVLEPVLKVRKSSNPPVK from the coding sequence ATGCCCTTGACATTAAAAGATATTGCCAGGATGGCTGGTGTGGCTGAATCAACTGTATCAAGGGCAATAAATAATAAACCAGGTGTTAGTGAAAAGACTAAAGAAAAGATACTTAATATTGTCAAAGAATATAATTTTAAACCAAATCAACTGGCACAGGGGCTGGCCAAAAAGGAAACACATATCTTGGCCCTTATATTATCAGATTTAACCACACCCGGGTATACTGAAATCATTAAGAAGGTTGAGGATATAGCCAATGAAAATAATTATCAGGTGATTCTCTGTAATACCAATAATGACCTTGAAAGAGAAAAGGCTTATCTTGACCTGGTGAGTAAGCACCGTGTTGATGGGGCTATTATTCTGGGTGGGGAATTGGCAGATAAAAATATTTTGAGAACAGCCCTTAATAAGGAAGATGCTATAGTACTGGTTAATTGTCTGTCTGAAGAAATTTTGATTCCAACTGTTCTGGTGGATAATGCTATGGGGGGATATCTGGCAACTAAACATTTACTGGATCAAGGTCTCAAAAGGGTTGCTATTATAATGGGTTCTTCTGAAGATTACCTTGAATCTGAGAAATTAAATGGCTATTTCCAGGCACATCAGGAAAAGGGTATTAAGGTAAAAAGAGAATATATTATTGAAACAACTGGTAAAAGGAAAGATGGTTATGATAGTTTTTTTAAGATCACAAAATTAAGTGAATTGCCGCAGGGTTTTTTTGTGACAAGTGATTTGCTTGCAGTAGGTCTGATTGAGGCAGTCAAAATGGGGGCTTATTTTATACCAGATGATTTTGCAGTGGTTGGTTATGGGGAAAGTATTATAACCTCAATTATTAATCCGCCACTTACAGTGGTAGCAGAACCCTTAGAAGAATTAGGAAGACTGGCTGCTCAATATTTAATAGATTTACTCGATAATAATGATTTAGAAGAATCTATAAAGGTACTGGAGCCGGTTTTAAAAGTGCGGAAATCATCTAATCCGCCTGTAAAATAA
- a CDS encoding IS91 family transposase, whose amino-acid sequence MDNLIELISIMKRKEIQKQHTIKKIFTHNNNWKIFKDNRLSEVVPADMIDDVIEQVERALGCGNPENGYTLYKCLECGHEHIIGFSCKSRFCVRCGKKYIDNWVEKQVENILDTSHRHLVFTLPEQLRGYVYWHRDLLKDMCDAVNELIQDYYDKQSKEKEYQVGVITVVHTFGRDVGFNPHIHALLTEGALDKYKQWKHIGYISYPYLRKSWQKVLLNIFRKYFKEDLKVQNLVRELYQKYPNGFYVNAESRLINARGATRYIGRYLARPAMAEYRILEYDGKKVRFWYEDHNTKKRKELLLDVLDFIGRLIMHVPKKYFKMVRRYGLYSRGFNKKVKKIVSLWKYMKKRQLKLIVVEKKKRVMRWRENIIKSFDRDPLICRKCGSEMVLYEIWSPKHDFIYHFEHTDENGRHIKRYPWEEDPRIERRKRARQLGTTIPFPGPPRRMVCL is encoded by the coding sequence GTGGATAACTTAATAGAATTAATAAGTATTATGAAAAGAAAAGAGATACAAAAACAACATACGATTAAAAAAATATTTACTCATAATAATAACTGGAAAATCTTTAAAGATAACAGATTATCAGAAGTGGTTCCAGCTGATATGATAGATGATGTAATTGAACAGGTTGAAAGGGCATTGGGTTGTGGAAATCCTGAAAATGGATATACTTTATATAAATGTCTTGAATGTGGTCATGAGCATATAATTGGATTTAGCTGTAAAAGTCGTTTTTGTGTACGATGTGGCAAGAAATATATAGATAATTGGGTTGAGAAACAAGTAGAGAATATACTTGATACAAGTCATAGACATTTAGTATTTACATTACCAGAACAATTAAGAGGGTATGTATATTGGCATAGAGATTTATTGAAAGATATGTGCGATGCAGTAAATGAATTAATTCAAGATTACTATGATAAACAATCAAAGGAAAAAGAATATCAAGTTGGAGTAATAACAGTAGTTCATACTTTTGGGAGGGATGTAGGGTTTAATCCTCATATCCATGCTCTATTAACAGAAGGAGCATTAGATAAATATAAGCAGTGGAAGCATATTGGATATATTTCATATCCATATTTAAGAAAGTCATGGCAGAAAGTATTACTTAATATATTTCGAAAGTATTTCAAAGAGGACTTAAAGGTTCAGAATTTAGTAAGAGAACTGTATCAAAAATATCCTAATGGATTTTATGTAAATGCTGAATCTAGACTAATTAATGCTAGAGGTGCAACTAGATATATTGGTAGATATCTAGCACGTCCAGCTATGGCTGAATATAGAATACTAGAGTATGATGGTAAGAAGGTAAGGTTTTGGTATGAAGACCATAATACGAAAAAAAGAAAAGAATTACTGCTTGATGTATTAGACTTTATAGGTAGATTGATAATGCATGTACCTAAAAAGTATTTTAAGATGGTAAGAAGATATGGGTTATATAGTAGAGGTTTTAATAAAAAAGTAAAAAAGATAGTATCACTATGGAAATACATGAAGAAAAGACAGTTAAAACTAATAGTGGTAGAAAAGAAAAAAAGAGTAATGAGATGGCGAGAAAATATTATAAAAAGTTTTGATAGAGACCCATTAATATGTAGGAAATGTGGTTCGGAGATGGTATTATATGAGATATGGAGTCCTAAACATGATTTTATTTATCATTTTGAACATACAGATGAAAATGGACGACATATAAAAAGATATCCATGGGAGGAGGATCCTAGAATTGAAAGACGAAAAAGAGCGAGACAACTGGGAACTACCATTCCATTCCCCGGACCACCAAGAAGAATGGTATGTTTATAG
- a CDS encoding IS91 family transposase, whose product MDNLIELISIMKRKEIQKQHTIKKIFTHNNNWKIFKDNRLSEVVPADMIDDVIEQVERALGCGNPENGYTLYKCLECGHEHIIGFSCKSRFCVRCGKKYIDNWVEKQVENILDTSHRHLVFTLPEQLRGYVYWHRDLLKDMCDAVNELIQDYYDKQSKEKEYQVGVITVVHTFGRDVGFNPHIHALLTEGALDKYKQWKHIGYISYPYLRKSWQKVLLNIFRKYFKEGLKVQNLVRELYQKYPNGFYVNAESRLINARGATRYIGRYLARPAMAEYRILEYDGKKVRFWYEDHNTKKRKELLLDVLDFIGRLIMHVPKKYFKMVRRYGLYSRGFNKKVKKIVSLWKYMKKRQLKLIVVEKKKRVMRWRENIIKSFDRDPLICRKCGSEMVLYEIWSPKHDFIYHFEHTDENGRHIKRYPWEEDPRIERRKRARQLGTTIPFPGPPRRMVCL is encoded by the coding sequence GTGGATAACTTAATAGAATTAATAAGTATTATGAAAAGAAAAGAGATACAAAAACAACATACGATTAAAAAAATATTTACTCATAATAATAACTGGAAAATCTTTAAGGATAACAGATTATCAGAAGTGGTTCCAGCTGATATGATAGATGATGTAATTGAACAGGTTGAAAGGGCATTGGGTTGTGGAAATCCTGAAAATGGATATACTTTATATAAATGTCTTGAATGTGGTCATGAGCATATAATTGGATTTAGCTGTAAAAGTCGTTTTTGTGTACGATGTGGCAAGAAATATATAGATAATTGGGTTGAGAAACAAGTAGAGAATATACTTGATACAAGTCATAGACATTTAGTATTTACATTACCAGAACAATTAAGAGGGTATGTATATTGGCATAGAGATTTATTGAAAGATATGTGCGATGCAGTAAATGAATTAATTCAAGATTACTATGATAAACAATCAAAGGAAAAAGAATATCAAGTTGGAGTAATAACAGTAGTTCATACTTTTGGGAGGGATGTAGGGTTTAATCCTCATATCCATGCTCTATTAACAGAAGGAGCATTAGATAAATATAAGCAGTGGAAGCATATTGGATATATTTCATATCCATATTTAAGAAAGTCATGGCAGAAAGTATTACTTAATATATTTCGAAAGTATTTCAAAGAGGGCTTAAAGGTTCAGAATTTAGTAAGAGAACTGTATCAAAAATATCCTAATGGATTTTATGTAAATGCTGAATCTAGACTAATTAATGCTAGAGGTGCAACTAGATATATTGGTAGATATCTAGCACGTCCAGCTATGGCTGAATATAGAATACTAGAGTATGATGGTAAGAAGGTAAGGTTTTGGTATGAAGACCATAATACGAAAAAAAGAAAAGAATTACTGCTTGATGTATTAGACTTTATAGGTAGATTGATAATGCATGTACCTAAAAAGTATTTTAAGATGGTAAGAAGATATGGGTTATATAGTAGAGGTTTTAATAAAAAAGTAAAAAAGATAGTATCACTATGGAAATACATGAAGAAAAGACAGTTAAAACTAATAGTGGTAGAAAAGAAAAAAAGAGTAATGAGATGGCGAGAAAATATTATAAAAAGTTTTGATAGAGACCCATTAATATGTAGGAAATGTGGTTCGGAGATGGTATTATATGAGATATGGAGTCCTAAACATGATTTTATTTATCATTTTGAACATACAGATGAAAATGGACGACATATAAAAAGATATCCATGGGAGGAGGATCCTAGAATTGAAAGACGAAAAAGAGCGAGACAACTGGGAACTACCATTCCATTCCCCGGACCACCAAGAAGAATGGTATGTTTATAG
- a CDS encoding ABC transporter permease — protein sequence MKKKFEQIVPFIGLLLLLILFSLIIGGKFWKTNNLLAIFNQTVLIMIGGLGMIFVVAQGSVDISQGSTLALVATLTGIVVNNYGLLAIIPTVLLVGGLVGLINGVVVSKFKVSSLTCTLGLLIAIRALVAVLCQGTVIYIPFELFAFSNFNILFPTFIGLIISIAYFFEYTKMGYYSKIIGANEVKAQYSGVPVGKMKILAFIMSGIMSGVAGVFTLSRIGGVDPGMGNFFELQVLLALFAGGIPVTGGTSSKIYKLFIGSLIVGILENGLTLANVSGVLAEGIKGIVLIMVVFITMYHTNSQMREKTI from the coding sequence ATGAAAAAAAAGTTTGAACAAATTGTACCTTTTATAGGCTTATTACTACTACTAATTTTATTTAGTTTAATTATTGGTGGGAAGTTTTGGAAAACAAATAATTTGTTAGCTATTTTTAATCAAACGGTATTAATTATGATAGGCGGATTAGGAATGATATTTGTAGTAGCACAGGGAAGTGTTGATATTTCTCAGGGTTCTACCTTGGCGTTAGTAGCGACTTTAACAGGTATAGTGGTTAATAATTATGGTCTACTGGCAATCATACCGACTGTTTTGTTAGTTGGGGGATTAGTTGGTTTAATTAATGGTGTTGTGGTTAGCAAATTTAAAGTTTCATCACTTACCTGTACACTTGGTTTACTAATTGCAATTAGGGCTCTGGTTGCTGTCCTATGTCAGGGTACAGTAATATATATACCATTTGAACTTTTTGCTTTTAGTAATTTCAATATATTATTTCCAACATTTATAGGATTAATTATTAGTATAGCTTACTTTTTTGAATATACTAAAATGGGTTATTATTCAAAAATAATAGGTGCTAATGAAGTAAAAGCCCAATATAGTGGTGTTCCAGTAGGCAAAATGAAAATATTAGCCTTTATTATGTCTGGAATTATGTCTGGAGTAGCAGGGGTTTTTACTTTAAGCCGAATTGGTGGGGTTGACCCTGGGATGGGTAATTTTTTTGAACTACAGGTATTGTTAGCATTATTTGCAGGAGGTATTCCAGTTACAGGTGGCACATCTTCAAAAATTTACAAATTATTTATTGGGTCTTTAATAGTAGGTATTTTAGAAAATGGCTTAACTCTAGCTAATGTTAGTGGAGTGCTGGCAGAAGGAATTAAAGGAATAGTATTAATTATGGTAGTTTTTATAACGATGTATCATACAAATAGTCAGATGAGGGAAAAAACCATATAG